One Fontisphaera persica DNA window includes the following coding sequences:
- a CDS encoding alkaline phosphatase — MLNRRRFFTRAGLAAAAASVGAPHIAVSAETLNARPGQRPARIIHIVSDGMSAGTLACADHYSRIVRKRPLTWVQLMNQPGTQFCYMNMRSLNSLVTDSAAASSSWGSGARVMNGVLNVLPNGKRLTPLYTVFGELGWTRALVTTTEITHATPAGFAANVRSRENPQLIAAQYLERRIDILLGGGKQFFEQKKRLDKRDLKAEYRQAGYSVVETRDELKAAPKTGRLLGIFTDSHLPYTVDHQRDAKLRERVPTLAEMTAAALERLANARNFILQIEGGRVDHAAHSSCAAGAIRDQIALDEAIDLVVAFVKEHPDTLVVMTTDHGNSNPGLNGMGGGYSRSPMRLANIEKIKGSVGTILDQIKKQGTKIEVKPVSVSEKEEPLPYKMPTVLYRYDDEELQRKLQEAEDKAKREEEKKKPKQRTVEYGYWVEASRIVAVVEEWTGYKMPVERARWFQKYLLRQGDALFEQLNNDTAQLGQLLANYTGVNWIGNSHTSDYSPVVAFGPGSERFKGLIQNTDVFGHYVDLAGVNFRNPSVPEFADADIIPPSTEDIAAYGAPWVEEMV; from the coding sequence ATGTTAAACCGCAGACGTTTTTTTACTCGCGCGGGCCTTGCTGCCGCAGCAGCTTCCGTTGGGGCGCCGCATATTGCCGTTTCCGCTGAAACACTGAATGCCCGCCCCGGCCAGCGACCTGCCCGAATCATTCATATTGTCAGCGACGGCATGAGCGCTGGCACGCTCGCGTGCGCCGACCATTATTCGCGGATTGTGCGCAAAAGGCCGCTGACCTGGGTGCAATTAATGAACCAGCCGGGCACGCAGTTTTGTTACATGAACATGCGCTCCCTGAACTCGCTGGTGACGGATTCAGCGGCGGCTTCGTCCAGTTGGGGCAGCGGGGCGCGGGTGATGAACGGCGTATTGAATGTCCTCCCCAATGGCAAGCGTCTGACGCCGCTTTACACCGTATTTGGTGAGCTAGGCTGGACTCGTGCCTTGGTGACCACCACGGAGATTACTCATGCCACCCCGGCAGGGTTTGCCGCCAATGTGCGCAGCCGTGAGAATCCGCAACTTATTGCCGCCCAATATCTGGAGCGGCGCATAGACATTTTGCTGGGGGGCGGAAAACAATTCTTTGAGCAGAAAAAGCGCTTGGACAAGCGTGACCTCAAAGCGGAGTACCGGCAAGCTGGCTATAGCGTGGTGGAAACGCGGGATGAACTGAAAGCGGCGCCGAAAACAGGAAGGCTGCTGGGCATATTCACTGATAGCCATCTCCCTTACACCGTGGATCACCAGCGCGATGCCAAACTGCGCGAACGCGTGCCCACCCTGGCGGAAATGACCGCCGCTGCACTGGAGCGGCTGGCTAATGCTCGCAATTTTATATTGCAAATTGAAGGCGGGCGGGTGGATCACGCCGCCCACAGCTCATGTGCGGCGGGTGCGATCCGGGATCAAATTGCTTTGGACGAGGCCATTGACTTGGTGGTGGCCTTCGTGAAGGAGCATCCGGATACGCTGGTGGTCATGACGACGGACCACGGCAATTCAAATCCGGGCCTTAACGGCATGGGGGGCGGCTATTCGCGCAGTCCCATGCGGCTGGCTAACATTGAGAAAATCAAAGGCTCGGTGGGCACTATTTTGGATCAGATCAAGAAGCAGGGCACCAAAATTGAAGTCAAACCGGTATCGGTTTCCGAAAAGGAGGAACCGCTGCCCTATAAAATGCCCACCGTGCTTTATCGCTATGACGATGAGGAACTTCAGCGCAAACTGCAAGAGGCCGAGGACAAGGCCAAACGCGAGGAGGAAAAGAAAAAGCCCAAGCAACGCACCGTGGAATACGGGTACTGGGTGGAAGCCTCCCGAATCGTCGCTGTGGTGGAAGAGTGGACGGGGTACAAGATGCCGGTGGAACGGGCGCGGTGGTTCCAAAAATACCTTTTGCGCCAGGGAGATGCCTTGTTTGAACAACTGAATAATGACACGGCGCAGTTGGGGCAGTTACTGGCGAATTACACTGGCGTTAACTGGATCGGCAATTCCCATACTTCGGATTACTCGCCAGTGGTGGCTTTCGGGCCTGGCTCCGAGCGGTTCAAGGGGTTGATTCAAAATACCGATGTTTTTGGGCACTACGTGGACCTGGCCGGGGTCAATTTCCGCAATCCGTCGGTCCCGGAATTTGCCGATGCGGACATCATTCCTCCGTCCACCGAGGATATCGCAGCCTATGGGGCACCCTGGGTGGAGGAGATGGTTTGA